One Papaver somniferum cultivar HN1 chromosome 10, ASM357369v1, whole genome shotgun sequence genomic window carries:
- the LOC113317569 gene encoding flocculation protein FLO11-like isoform X1, whose translation MMFVQVAYASSCFYFPMFSNQLKKIQHLHYHLLKHLSSRNNKSVERVPLPPPLYSAAAANSSCTKPSPSPSSSFKQSSPPYSGPKPSVGTAPPASFSDFYNKVYSEPHGFGFVKFHGAEDATEAKEHSRSPLPPRRSSRYSRSASPATHSSKYSRSPSPARHSSPSHLHQPGAVQRILSPSLIRHDSVNSPSPSPANHDSRNSTSPSPAKG comes from the exons ATGATGTTTGTCCAAGTAGCATATGCTTCATCGTGTTTCTATTTTCCTATGTTTAG caaTCAGTTGAAGAAGATTCAACATCTTCACTACCATTTGTTGAAGCATCTCAG TTCTCGAAACAACAAATCAGTAGAGAGGGTTCCTCTTCCTCCACCACTTTATAGTGCAGCAGCGGCAAATTCCTCCTGTACTAAACCCAGTCCCAGTCCTTCTAGCAGTTTCAAGCAAAGTTCACCACCCTATTCTGGACCTAAACCATCTGTTGGCACAGCTCCGCCTGCaagtttttctgatttttataataaG GTTTATAGTGAGCCACATGGCTTTGGATTTGTGAAGTTTCATGGCGCGGAAGATGCTACTGAAGCGAAGGAACATTCTAGATCACCTTTGCCGCCCAGGCGCAGTTCAAGGTATTCAAGATCAGCTTCACCGGCCACCCACAGTTCAAAGTATTCAAGATCACCTTCACCAGCCAGGCACAGTTCACCCTCTCACCTTCACCAGCCAGGTGCAGTTCAACGTATTCTATCACCTTCACTAATCAGGCATGACTCTGTGAATTCGCCCTCGCCTTCACCAGCCAACCATGATTCTAGGAATTCGACCTCGCCATCACCAGCCAAGGGATGA
- the LOC113315909 gene encoding L10-interacting MYB domain-containing protein-like, with product MAYLSSDDNVDDIRTWPQYIVDYFVQLVHDEAKNGLQTTTLEKKKWGEIDNALFAKFGKRYNIPKLKAKFNRLRIKHREFARLVSDTGMGWDPVANMATASDDAWKRYLKKYPGAKSFRKKGLDNYYMLGEIFNSTTTSGSMSNAPTRSPPDSDTERNLETEFIGKGVHVEPASSGDTSHPSSHTKSNIQRRALKLPIDLPQRKATKSSRFDDALVAWTENLKAKAEVTKAKAERKKDKEVTSPLCTSTEISSIEDCMDILDNMEGVEDDVYLKAIDKFRNPDYRRIFKKMKESRRIMWLKSL from the exons ATGGCTTATCTATCAAGTGATGATAACGTAGATGATATCCGCACATGGCCACAGTATATTGTGGATTACTTTGTTCAATTGGTTCATGATGAAGCCAAAAATGGGTTACAAACCACTACATTGGAGAAGAAGAAATGGGGAGAAATAGATAATGCTCTCTTTGCTAAGTTTGGTAAGAGATACAACATTCCTAAGTTGAAAGCTAAATTCAATCGACTGCGTATAAAGCATAGGGAATTTGCAAGGTTAGTGAGTGATACCGGTATGGGTTGGGATCCAGTTGCAAACATGGCCACTGCAAGTGATGATGCTTGGAAGCGTTACCTGAAG AAATATCCTGGTGCAAAATCCTTCCGTAAAAAGGGGTTAGACAATTATTATATGCTTGGGGAGATATTTAATAGCACAACAACATCTGGAAGCATGTCTAATGCACCAACACGGTCTCCTCCTGACTCAGACACCGAAAGAAACTTGGAAACAGAGTTCATTGGCAAAGGGGTACATGTAGAACCTGCTAGCTCTGGAGACACGAGTCACCCTTCATCACACACAAAGTCAAACATACAGCGACGTGCTTTAAAACTTCCTATTGATCTCCCTCAGCGAAAGGCGACTAAATCATCAAGGTTTGATGATGCACTTGTAGCATGGACTGAAAATCTTAAAGCTAAAGCTGAAGTAACAAAAGCGAAGGCTGAACGTAAAAAAGATAAGGAAGTAACATCTCCTCTTTGTACCAGCACCGAGATATCATCTATTGAAGATTGTATGGATATATTGGACAACATGGAAGGAGTGGAAGATGATGTATATCTCAAAGCCATTGACAAGTTCAGAAACCCTGACTATAGGAGAATTTTTAAGAAAATGAAAGAATCAAGGAGAATTATGTGGCTTAAGAGTttgtaa
- the LOC113317569 gene encoding flocculation protein FLO11-like isoform X2 encodes MADKSNQLKKIQHLHYHLLKHLSSRNNKSVERVPLPPPLYSAAAANSSCTKPSPSPSSSFKQSSPPYSGPKPSVGTAPPASFSDFYNKVYSEPHGFGFVKFHGAEDATEAKEHSRSPLPPRRSSRYSRSASPATHSSKYSRSPSPARHSSPSHLHQPGAVQRILSPSLIRHDSVNSPSPSPANHDSRNSTSPSPAKG; translated from the exons ATGGCAGACAAGAG caaTCAGTTGAAGAAGATTCAACATCTTCACTACCATTTGTTGAAGCATCTCAG TTCTCGAAACAACAAATCAGTAGAGAGGGTTCCTCTTCCTCCACCACTTTATAGTGCAGCAGCGGCAAATTCCTCCTGTACTAAACCCAGTCCCAGTCCTTCTAGCAGTTTCAAGCAAAGTTCACCACCCTATTCTGGACCTAAACCATCTGTTGGCACAGCTCCGCCTGCaagtttttctgatttttataataaG GTTTATAGTGAGCCACATGGCTTTGGATTTGTGAAGTTTCATGGCGCGGAAGATGCTACTGAAGCGAAGGAACATTCTAGATCACCTTTGCCGCCCAGGCGCAGTTCAAGGTATTCAAGATCAGCTTCACCGGCCACCCACAGTTCAAAGTATTCAAGATCACCTTCACCAGCCAGGCACAGTTCACCCTCTCACCTTCACCAGCCAGGTGCAGTTCAACGTATTCTATCACCTTCACTAATCAGGCATGACTCTGTGAATTCGCCCTCGCCTTCACCAGCCAACCATGATTCTAGGAATTCGACCTCGCCATCACCAGCCAAGGGATGA